From the genome of Prionailurus bengalensis isolate Pbe53 chromosome D1, Fcat_Pben_1.1_paternal_pri, whole genome shotgun sequence:
GTGATATTTCTTGTCTGAGCAATGACATGGAAGGTGGTACCATTTAATGAGATGGAAACACCTATGTTTGTTGCTGAACATCAAAAATTTAGTTTATAAGTACTGAATTGATATCCAGTTGGAGATGTCCAAATTTGGAGATGTtgcatgtgtgattttttttttgaagagagagatgtgtaatttatttttgtgttattattttttaatatattgtcaagttagctaacatagagtgtatacagtgcactcttggttttgggggtagatccccgtgattcattgcttacatacaacacccagtactcatcccaacaagtgccctcctaaatgcccgtcacccatttccctccttccccacccctccatcaaccctcagtttgttctctgtatgagtctcttatggtttgcctccctctctgaaactattttttccccttctctccccaccatggtcatctgtttagtttctcaagttccacatatgagtgaaaacatatgatatcagtctttctttgacttatttcacttagcataataccctccagttctgtctacattgttgaaaatggcaagatttcattttttctcattgccaagtagtattccattgtatatataagtcacatctttatgcattcatcaattgatggacatttgggctcttttcataatttggctattgttgaaagccatgtgcccctatgaatcagccctcctgtatcctttggataaattcctcaTAGTGCTATTGcctggtcatagggtagttctattttcaagtttttgaggaacctccacactgttttccagagtgactgcaccagtttgcattcccattaactgtgcatgagggttcccatttctccacatcctcgccaacatcttttgtttcctgagttaattttagccactctgaccggtgtgaggtggtatctcaatgtggttttgacttgtattgccctgatgatgagtgatgttgaagttgatcatcttttcatgcatctgttggccacctggatgtcttctttggaaaagtgtcttttcatgtcttctgcccatttcttcactggattatttgtttttcaggtgttgagtttggtaagttctttatagattttggatactaatcctgtatctgatatgtcacttgcaaatatcttctcccattccatcagttgcctttttgttttgttgattgtttcctttgtggtgcagaagctttttgtcttgatgagatcccagcagttcattttgcttttatttcctttgcctttggagacatgttgagcaagaaattgatATGACTagggtcaaagaagttgttgcctgttttctcctctagggttttgatggttttctgtctcacgtttaggttttcatccattttgagtttatttttgtgtatgatgtaagaaagtgatccagtttcattctgccagttctcccagcaccatttgctaatgagactgtcttttttccattggatactctcttttgttttgtcaaagattagttgtccatacatttgtggacagcgttttctattctattctattggtctatgtgtctgttcttgtgccagtaccatactgtcttgttATGAAGGTGAAAAATTAAGGGAGAGACACAACACTGGTGTGCTTCCCCATTGATTGGTCAGGAAAAGGGGGCATATCCAACCACTGAGAAGTATCAGTGAGGGAAGACACAATCCTTCAGTGaccttctattcctaatttgaCCTACTCACATTGAATATGTCAATTACACTACATTGGTCTCAAGTATTTCACTTTTGTGACTTTATAAACTATGCACCTTTTCATGGAATTCCCTTGCCCTCTTTTCTTGTCCTTccacttttcctttaaaactcaGCTAAAGCATTGCACCTCTGGGAATACTGACTCCTGTCTGGTAGATATATTCCTACTCTGTGACCTTCACATTGTAGGGCTGTTTTTATATTGTCACTTTTTGGTGGTTATTATGTATGCTATCACTAAATGTAGGAAACCATGGCTTATTCAACTTGGAAATCACAATGTCTATAAAACATTTGACACAAGCAGGCactctttcacattttttaattgaatgaatcaatgaaagaTTACTCTTATAatgcatttaaaagttttttcccttgttttataGATCTCCTGCTTCTAACATGAGAAATCACCTCCTATGCAGATTAGATGGAAGCAAGAAACAATGTAACTTACTTTGTCCTCTTGGGTCTCACACAGGATCCAAAGGAACAGAAGGTCCTTTTTGTTATGTTCTTGCTTTTCTATACTTTCACCATGGTGGGCAATTTGCTCATTGTCATGACTGTAACTGTCAGTAAGACCCTGGGCTCGCCTATGTACTTGTTTCTTGCTAACTTATCATTTATGGATGtcacttattcatcttgcatttCCCCCAGATTGATTTCGGACTTGTTCTTTGGGGAAAACACCATATCCTTCCAATCTTGTATGACCCAACTATTTGTAGAGCACTTTTTTGGTGGATCAGAGGTTTTTCTTCTGCTGGTGATGGCCTATGACtgctatgtggccatctgtaaGCCCTTGCATTATTTGGTTATCATGAGACAGTGGGTGTGTGTTGTGCTCCTGGTAGGGTCCTGGGTTGGGGGTTTTATGCATTCAGTAATTCAAGTTAGCACTATTTATGGGCTCCCATTCTGTGGTCCTAATGTCATTGATCATTTTTCCTGTGATATGTACCCCTTACTGAAACTGGTCTGTACTGACACCCGTGTCATTGGCCTGTTAGTGGTGGCCAACGGAGGCCTGATCTGCACAATTGTGTTTGTGCTCTTGCTCATCTCTTATGGTGTCATCTTGCACTCTCTAAAGAACCTTAGTCCAGAAGGGAGGCAGAAAGCCCTCCAGACCTGTGGTGCACACATCACTGTGGTGGTCTTCTTCTTCGTGCCGTGTATTTTCATGTACATGAGACCTGCCAAGACCTTCCCCGTTGACAAATTATTGAGTGTGTTTTATACAGTCATAACCCCCATGCTGAACCCCCTGATCTACACTCTGAGAAATTCTGAGATGACGAATGCTATGAAGAAACTCTGGAGGAGAAATGTTATATCTCTCAGTAGATAAGTGTATGATCCACGatgcagaaaataatttaacatttgtgCCCATCTCCTCAAATGTTAACGTCTGTTTTACTGTAAATGCACTTACAGTAGGAGtcaataaataatatgtaattgaGTAGTCAATGAAAGTTTTATAGTTACACTAAttgttatgcatttatttttttattcatgtaaaattaatataaagtgttatattagtttcacatgcactatataatgatttaacaattctatacatagtgctcatcatgagaagtatactcttaatctccAGATGTAATGAAGTAACCAATGACATTTTTGTAGTTCCActaatatttctttcaaaaaattttaatgctttatttatttttgagagacagagagggaaagtgagggggggaggggcagaaagagaaggagacacagactccaaagcagacttcaagctctgagctgtcaccttagagccccacgtgggacttgaGCCCATGAAtagcgagatcacaacctgagcccaagttagacacttaactgactgagccacccaggtgttcctagttacatgaatttttaattattggcTATACTTAATTTATTACTTTCATTcgaattcttatttttatatttagttggattgattttcttctttagcatacagtgttttattagctTCATATGTgcaatgtagtgattcagcaattccattcaTCACCTGGTGCTCAACATAATACGTGCAtaccttaatccccatcacctctttaacCCAACCCTgcttctcctctggtaaccatcagttctctatgaTTAAGAGTCTATATCTtgatttgtatctctctctctctttctctctctctctctctttttccctttgctcatttattttgtttcttaaattccacatgagtgaaatcatgtggtatttttctctctctgaattattttgcttggcactatactctctagcttcatccatgtcattgcaaatatatatatatatatatatatatatatatatacatatatatatatatatatatatatttgcagaCCTTTACCCATCCCTCACATAGTCCCAGGTCTTCTTACATACATAGTTATTGTATTAAGattgttatttcttctaaaattggTCTATTAAAAATCTTTGCTAATAAAACATATGTGTTCATGTTTATGTCCTTGTGTATAACTTTTACATTTACTACTCAGCCTCCTGAAGTCCTTTCCACACCTGTCTATAGATGTAACCAATTCTCAGGTTGCTCATACTGCTTAAAACTTCTTTATGAAGATACGGTAAAGTTAGTGTTTCCAGTCCTTGCcatattttccccaattttttttgttaCCTATAGCTCTGCAATGAAGTCTTATTGAAATTGTGTAAGTATGAGTTTTTAGAAGTGGAATTCTTGGAATAATCggtatacatatttaaatgttgaTGTTTGTACTTATTGCCCAAATACTGTCCATAAGCTCATACCAAACTACACTACTTCCATAAGTCTAAAAATGCCCATCCAGCTTCATAGATGTGTCTATATATGAACACAGAGGTCTGTATCTGACAGTGCATGGGTCAGTATCTGACTATGCATATGAATGCTTAtgggtatgtatatgtatttgataTGATCACACACAGGTTTGTATGTATTTACACACAGGGCTATATCTTGCGACACACAGGTCTGAATCTGAGCACATATGAATTTTGGCAGGACTTGACTGAACAATTTTTCTGTTCCATGTGGCATGGACTGAGCTCCATGGACTGAGCTCGGCTTTTAGGGAGTATTTTGGATGACTTTACTCCTGTGAGTGGTGCCTTGGCAGGGATAGCTAGAAGACCAGGCTCTCCTGGCTCCTTCTCCTTGCATGTAGCCTGTCTCTCCAGTGAGTTTGTCAGACTTGTAAAATGGCAGTTCAGGACTTTGGGAGGGAGGGCACAGAAAGTCTTAAGCCAGTTAAGATCTCATCCCATCCTGACATCAGCTTGA
Proteins encoded in this window:
- the LOC122482718 gene encoding olfactory receptor 4A47-like; protein product: MEARNNVTYFVLLGLTQDPKEQKVLFVMFLLFYTFTMVGNLLIVMTVTVSKTLGSPMYLFLANLSFMDVTYSSCISPRLISDLFFGENTISFQSCMTQLFVEHFFGGSEVFLLLVMAYDCYVAICKPLHYLVIMRQWVCVVLLVGSWVGGFMHSVIQVSTIYGLPFCGPNVIDHFSCDMYPLLKLVCTDTRVIGLLVVANGGLICTIVFVLLLISYGVILHSLKNLSPEGRQKALQTCGAHITVVVFFFVPCIFMYMRPAKTFPVDKLLSVFYTVITPMLNPLIYTLRNSEMTNAMKKLWRRNVISLSR